Proteins encoded within one genomic window of Mycolicibacterium aubagnense:
- a CDS encoding acyl-CoA dehydrogenase family protein — MQLSYDADVEAFRAEFAAFLDEHLPTETETLERPRSVSHMPQWARDWQRLLFDNGWLLPAQPPEFGGRNATVVQQFVHLDELCRRRIYHSFNPQGVNIIAASLLTFGNEEQKHRWAVPVLRGEKTASLGMSEPSAGSDLASLRTRAVPDGDHFVVNGQKVWTSGAHDADFLLTFVRTDPDAPKHKGISVLIIPTDTPGVVCRPFADLCSQENLDFNEVFFTDARVPAENLVGPLNGGWGVANGSLGHERTMMWLGFADRIANMIADFRPRTALERDQYATTIMDYHALRAMGSAALARASRGEMDTQSVSVLKLLGSEAERTALENALSAAGIEGLNHPSTSGRYEHMNLDHYFVSWFERYARSFGGTIAGGTSEIQRNIIAQHVLGLPRPR, encoded by the coding sequence GTGCAACTCTCGTATGACGCCGACGTCGAGGCCTTCCGCGCCGAGTTCGCGGCGTTCCTCGATGAGCATCTGCCAACGGAGACAGAGACTTTGGAGCGGCCCCGGTCGGTGTCGCACATGCCGCAGTGGGCGCGTGACTGGCAGCGGCTGCTGTTCGACAACGGCTGGCTACTGCCCGCGCAGCCGCCCGAGTTCGGCGGGCGCAACGCCACGGTGGTGCAGCAATTCGTCCATCTGGACGAGTTGTGCCGCCGCCGGATTTACCACAGCTTCAACCCCCAGGGCGTGAATATCATTGCGGCGTCGTTGCTCACGTTCGGCAACGAGGAACAGAAGCACCGCTGGGCGGTGCCGGTACTCCGCGGCGAGAAGACCGCGTCACTCGGCATGAGCGAGCCGAGCGCCGGATCCGATCTGGCCTCGTTGCGCACGCGCGCGGTGCCGGACGGTGACCACTTCGTCGTCAATGGACAGAAGGTGTGGACGTCGGGCGCACACGACGCGGACTTCCTGCTGACGTTCGTCCGTACCGACCCGGATGCCCCGAAGCACAAGGGCATCAGCGTGCTCATCATCCCGACCGACACCCCCGGTGTGGTGTGCCGGCCGTTCGCGGACCTGTGCAGCCAGGAAAACCTGGACTTCAACGAGGTCTTCTTCACGGACGCAAGGGTTCCGGCGGAGAACCTCGTCGGCCCACTCAATGGCGGCTGGGGTGTGGCCAACGGTTCGCTCGGACACGAGCGCACCATGATGTGGTTGGGTTTCGCCGACCGGATCGCCAACATGATCGCCGACTTCCGGCCGCGCACGGCACTCGAGCGCGACCAGTACGCCACGACCATCATGGATTACCACGCCCTGCGCGCCATGGGTTCGGCGGCGCTGGCCCGGGCCTCCCGAGGCGAGATGGACACGCAGTCGGTGTCGGTACTCAAACTCCTCGGGTCCGAGGCGGAGCGCACCGCCCTCGAGAATGCCCTGTCGGCAGCGGGAATCGAGGGACTCAACCACCCCTCGACGTCGGGCCGGTACGAGCACATGAACCTGGACCACTACTTCGTCAGCTGGTTCGAGCGCTATGCCCGCAGCTTCGGCGGCACCATCGCCGGTGGCACCTCCGAGATTCAGCGCAACATCATCGCCCAGCACGTACTCGGCCTGCCGCGACCACGCTGA
- a CDS encoding cytochrome P450, with product MSVQDERKKDTFHFDRHTPEYRLQFEQITEEMQAQCPVAWTDTYNGHWVAADSRHVFELARCPVVSNHHDVSGATPFQGITIPKASRASVVRGGILEMDEPEHSTYRGALNPYLSPAAIKRWEPFVDEITRAALDEHIESGRIDFVEHLANVVPAVFTLAMMGIELKKWNVYSEPTHASVYTPEHAPEREKINEQHREMGIDIINNMMEIRQNPRPGLVNAMLQLRIDGEPAPDLEILGNLGLIIGGGFDTTTALTAHALEWLGEHPDERERLSRDRATLLNPATEEFLRFFTPAPGDGRTFSDDVEVEGQQFKRYERLWLSWAMANRDPAVFDRPNELVMDRKGNRHFSFGIGVHRCVGSNVARTVFKSMLTAVLDRMPDYVCEPEGTVHYDSIGVIQGMRNLPAHFTPGERLGPGLDETLGKLQRICNEQELARPITERKEAAVI from the coding sequence TTGAGCGTCCAGGACGAGCGCAAGAAGGACACCTTCCACTTCGACCGGCACACCCCGGAGTACCGGCTGCAGTTCGAGCAGATCACCGAGGAGATGCAGGCGCAGTGCCCGGTGGCCTGGACAGACACCTATAACGGGCACTGGGTGGCGGCCGACAGCAGGCATGTCTTCGAGTTGGCACGCTGTCCCGTCGTGTCCAATCACCACGACGTCAGCGGTGCGACACCGTTCCAGGGCATCACCATTCCAAAAGCCAGCCGCGCCAGCGTCGTTCGCGGTGGCATCCTCGAGATGGACGAGCCCGAGCACAGCACCTACCGCGGCGCGCTGAACCCCTACCTCTCCCCCGCCGCGATCAAGCGGTGGGAGCCGTTCGTCGACGAGATCACCCGCGCCGCGCTGGATGAACACATCGAGTCGGGCCGGATCGACTTCGTCGAGCATCTCGCCAATGTGGTGCCTGCGGTGTTCACGCTGGCGATGATGGGTATCGAACTGAAGAAGTGGAACGTCTACAGCGAGCCCACGCACGCATCGGTGTACACGCCCGAGCACGCGCCCGAACGCGAGAAGATCAACGAGCAGCACCGCGAGATGGGCATCGACATCATCAACAACATGATGGAGATCCGGCAGAACCCGCGGCCCGGCCTGGTCAACGCGATGCTGCAGTTGCGGATCGACGGCGAACCGGCCCCCGACCTGGAAATCCTGGGGAATCTGGGCCTCATCATCGGTGGCGGCTTCGACACCACGACCGCGCTCACCGCCCACGCGCTGGAATGGCTCGGCGAACACCCGGACGAGCGCGAGCGACTCAGCCGCGACCGCGCCACTCTGCTCAACCCCGCCACCGAGGAATTCCTGCGCTTTTTCACCCCTGCCCCGGGCGACGGCCGCACGTTCTCCGACGATGTCGAGGTCGAAGGCCAGCAGTTCAAGCGCTACGAGCGGCTGTGGCTGTCGTGGGCGATGGCGAACCGCGACCCGGCGGTGTTCGATCGGCCCAACGAGCTGGTCATGGATCGAAAAGGTAACCGGCACTTCAGCTTCGGCATCGGTGTGCACCGCTGCGTCGGATCAAACGTGGCGCGCACCGTGTTCAAGTCCATGCTGACGGCGGTGTTGGACCGAATGCCCGACTACGTGTGTGAACCCGAAGGCACTGTGCACTACGACAGCATCGGCGTCATCCAGGGCATGCGGAATCTGCCGGCCCACTTCACCCCTGGTGAGCGCCTGGGCCCCGGCCTCGACGAGACGCTGGGAAAGTTGCAGCGCATCTGTAACGAACAGGAACTGGCCCGGCCCATCACCGAGCGCAAGGAAGCGGCCGTCATCTAG
- a CDS encoding amidohydrolase family protein → MSVTVTQRKPAAERIAVRCVDSDVHPAPRRGELIQYIPEPWRTRYFLSRNVGEQIYYDAPDYAHTFAMRVDAFPPDGEFACSDPDLAFQQLIMQAGADIAILEPAAYPARIGGANHALNVALNEWQLHHWLDSHNNWHERWRGSICVAIEEPHAAAAEIERLAGHPFLGQILIKAEPRPAWGDPKYDPVWAAATKADMPVSCHLSRSHHEELPMPPVGMPSYNHDFMVTYSLLAANQVMSMIFEGLFDRFPTLRIVFVEHAFTWILPLMWRMDKLYEARKSWLDIKRKPSEYVKDHIKFTTQPLDYPEDKTELTRTFEWMECEKILLFSSDYPHWTFDDPRWLVKHLPEHAREAVMFRNGIETYKLPSTVPALEGQVRVF, encoded by the coding sequence ATGAGTGTGACTGTCACGCAGCGCAAACCCGCGGCCGAGCGCATCGCCGTCCGATGTGTCGATTCCGATGTGCACCCCGCCCCGCGCCGGGGCGAGTTGATCCAGTACATCCCCGAGCCCTGGCGCACCAGGTACTTCCTCAGCCGTAACGTCGGCGAACAGATCTACTACGACGCTCCCGACTACGCGCACACGTTCGCGATGCGCGTCGACGCCTTCCCACCGGACGGTGAATTCGCCTGCAGCGACCCCGATCTCGCCTTTCAGCAGCTGATCATGCAGGCTGGGGCAGACATCGCGATCCTGGAACCCGCCGCGTATCCGGCGCGGATCGGTGGCGCCAACCACGCGCTCAACGTGGCGCTGAACGAGTGGCAGCTCCATCACTGGCTCGACAGCCACAACAACTGGCACGAACGCTGGCGTGGCTCGATCTGCGTGGCGATCGAAGAGCCGCACGCCGCCGCGGCGGAGATCGAGCGACTGGCCGGCCACCCCTTCCTGGGCCAGATTCTGATCAAGGCCGAACCGCGTCCCGCGTGGGGCGACCCGAAATACGATCCGGTCTGGGCCGCGGCCACCAAGGCGGACATGCCGGTGAGCTGTCACCTTTCCCGCAGCCATCACGAAGAGTTACCCATGCCACCTGTCGGCATGCCCAGCTACAACCACGACTTCATGGTCACCTACTCGCTGCTCGCCGCGAACCAGGTGATGAGCATGATCTTCGAGGGGCTGTTCGACCGATTCCCCACGCTGCGCATCGTTTTCGTCGAGCACGCGTTCACCTGGATCCTTCCGCTGATGTGGCGCATGGACAAGCTCTACGAGGCCCGCAAGTCGTGGCTCGACATCAAGCGCAAACCGAGCGAGTACGTCAAGGACCACATCAAGTTCACCACCCAGCCCCTGGACTACCCCGAGGACAAGACCGAACTCACCCGGACGTTCGAGTGGATGGAGTGCGAGAAGATCCTGCTGTTCAGCTCGGACTACCCGCACTGGACCTTCGACGACCCGCGCTGGCTGGTCAAGCACCTGCCCGAGCACGCGCGGGAAGCCGTGATGTTCCGCAACGGCATCGAGACGTACAAGCTCCCGAGCACCGTGCCGGCGCTCGAGGGACAGGTCCGGGTGTTCTGA
- a CDS encoding alpha/beta fold hydrolase, whose translation MRTPLGPALKRGEQVIEINGGNVVYEILGKTGDFIALTPGGRFSKDIPGLRPLAQALVEGGYRVLLWDRPNCGKSDVQFYGQSESHMRAETLYTLISKLGIGPCILAGGSGGARDSMLTAMLYPEIVTKLVVWNIVGGVYGSFVLGSYYIVPSILAVRGAGMKGVAQVDEWRDRIADNPANVARLQSYDAGEFLKLMLRWLGAFVPKPGQTIPGVEDEMFDNITVPTLIIRGGENDLDHPKRTSLEVSCLIKGSQLIDPPWPEDAWERANETRAAGKVKHFNMFDTWVQAAPPILEFLRR comes from the coding sequence GTGAGAACGCCACTCGGCCCCGCACTCAAGCGCGGCGAGCAGGTCATCGAGATCAACGGCGGCAACGTCGTGTACGAAATCCTCGGCAAAACGGGCGATTTCATCGCCCTGACGCCCGGAGGCCGGTTCAGCAAGGACATCCCGGGTTTGCGTCCCCTGGCGCAGGCCCTGGTCGAGGGCGGCTACCGGGTGCTGCTGTGGGACCGGCCCAACTGCGGCAAGTCCGATGTGCAGTTCTATGGCCAGAGCGAATCGCACATGCGGGCCGAAACGCTGTACACGCTCATCTCCAAGCTGGGCATCGGACCCTGCATCCTCGCCGGCGGCTCGGGCGGGGCCCGGGACTCGATGCTCACCGCGATGCTCTACCCCGAGATCGTCACCAAGCTGGTGGTCTGGAACATCGTCGGGGGCGTGTACGGCTCCTTTGTCCTCGGCTCGTACTACATCGTGCCGAGCATCCTGGCAGTGCGCGGGGCGGGGATGAAAGGCGTTGCCCAAGTGGATGAGTGGCGCGACCGTATCGCCGACAACCCGGCGAACGTCGCCCGCCTGCAGTCCTACGACGCCGGTGAGTTCCTCAAGCTGATGCTGCGGTGGCTGGGTGCGTTCGTGCCCAAACCCGGCCAGACGATCCCGGGGGTCGAGGACGAGATGTTCGACAACATCACGGTGCCGACCCTGATCATCCGTGGCGGGGAGAACGACCTGGACCACCCGAAGCGGACGTCACTGGAAGTCAGCTGCCTCATCAAAGGTTCCCAACTGATCGACCCGCCGTGGCCGGAAGACGCCTGGGAGCGGGCCAACGAGACCCGGGCGGCGGGAAAGGTCAAACACTTCAACATGTTCGACACCTGGGTGCAGGCCGCGCCGCCGATCCTGGAGTTCCTCCGCCGATGA
- a CDS encoding ferredoxin has translation MKIRLDRTMCDGFGICAKHAPSYFSLDDWGYATLVGTGEVPEADQPAVMRALLDCPVHAIIEMTGGPLAVPTPAPIHGEAPEPHPETDANEAEWGFVR, from the coding sequence ATGAAGATCCGCCTGGACCGGACGATGTGCGACGGGTTCGGCATCTGCGCCAAGCATGCGCCGTCGTACTTCTCCCTCGACGACTGGGGCTACGCGACACTCGTCGGCACCGGCGAGGTACCCGAGGCAGACCAGCCCGCCGTCATGCGCGCGCTACTGGACTGCCCGGTGCACGCCATCATCGAAATGACCGGCGGTCCACTCGCAGTGCCCACGCCCGCGCCGATTCACGGCGAGGCGCCCGAACCACACCCAGAGACCGACGCCAACGAAGCAGAATGGGGATTCGTCCGTTGA
- a CDS encoding MerR family transcriptional regulator: MDGLTVGEVAERFGITVRTLHHYDDIGLLIPSRRTASGYRVYTSADLTRLSQIIVYRRLDFSLDEIASLLDAGNEVSHLMRQRERVMSRLDEMKSLVEAIDLALEKAMTNNPMTDADMRELFGDGFDDYQAEAEQKWGETEEWKESQRRARSYGKEDWVRIKAEGEAVEKALSDAFRAGLPADSQEAMDAAEQHRLHVNRWFYDCPPAFHRNLGDMYVSDPRYVATYDESFGLPGLAAYCREAIHANAARTGH; encoded by the coding sequence GTGGACGGACTCACCGTGGGCGAAGTCGCTGAGCGATTTGGCATCACGGTCCGGACCCTTCACCACTACGACGACATCGGGCTGTTGATCCCCAGTCGGCGGACCGCCTCGGGTTACCGGGTGTACACCTCGGCCGACCTGACGCGCTTGTCCCAGATCATCGTTTACCGCCGGCTCGATTTTTCTCTCGATGAGATCGCGAGTCTGCTCGATGCGGGCAACGAGGTCAGCCACCTGATGCGCCAGCGCGAACGCGTCATGTCCCGGCTCGATGAGATGAAATCTCTCGTCGAGGCCATCGATCTGGCATTGGAGAAAGCAATGACAAACAACCCTATGACCGACGCCGACATGCGTGAACTCTTCGGTGACGGGTTCGACGACTATCAGGCGGAGGCCGAGCAGAAGTGGGGTGAGACCGAGGAGTGGAAGGAATCGCAGCGCCGGGCCAGGTCCTACGGCAAGGAAGACTGGGTGCGGATCAAGGCCGAGGGAGAGGCTGTCGAGAAGGCACTGTCCGACGCCTTCCGCGCCGGCCTTCCGGCCGACTCCCAGGAGGCGATGGACGCGGCGGAGCAGCACCGGCTCCACGTCAATCGGTGGTTCTACGACTGCCCACCGGCCTTCCACCGGAACCTCGGCGACATGTATGTCAGCGATCCCAGGTACGTCGCCACCTACGACGAATCATTCGGGCTGCCGGGCCTCGCGGCCTACTGCCGTGAGGCGATCCACGCGAACGCGGCCCGAACCGGCCACTGA
- a CDS encoding Rieske (2Fe-2S) protein, translated as MTEPQEPRLAQGREHVVATVDEIPPGTHKLVPIGRHGVGVYNVHGTFYAIANYCPHEGGPLCSGRPRGRTIVDDSVPGDAVMVRDLEFIYCPWHQWGFELATGTTAVKPEWSIRTYPVRVIGNEVWVQA; from the coding sequence TTGACCGAACCACAAGAGCCCCGGCTGGCGCAGGGGCGCGAGCACGTCGTCGCCACCGTCGACGAAATCCCGCCGGGCACGCACAAATTGGTGCCCATCGGACGGCACGGAGTCGGCGTCTACAACGTGCACGGCACCTTCTACGCCATCGCGAACTACTGCCCGCACGAAGGCGGTCCGTTGTGTTCTGGCCGCCCGCGCGGGCGGACGATCGTCGACGACAGTGTGCCGGGTGACGCCGTGATGGTGCGCGACCTGGAGTTCATCTACTGCCCGTGGCACCAATGGGGCTTCGAATTGGCCACCGGCACAACAGCGGTGAAGCCCGAGTGGAGCATCCGGACGTACCCGGTGCGGGTCATCGGCAACGAGGTGTGGGTGCAGGCATGA
- a CDS encoding NADH-ubiquinone oxidoreductase-F iron-sulfur binding region domain-containing protein — MPLSLTVATWPELTPRLLRTGGAHSEDHDSYIAAGGYRDLTDPERLLDEVDRSGLRGRGGAAFPMAVKLRSVRAGGRDRGGAIVVANGEEGEPASIKDRWLLRNRPHLVLDGLRLAATIVGAQRAYVYVSDPASAASVETAVAQRHPGPPVEVVTVTPGYVAGEETAAVRAINGGPAKPTDKPPRPFEQGVATLPTLVSNVETLANLPHIHAHGGQDFRSVGTASSPGSFLATITGAGRPPALYELPHGVRFAEVLEFHGVPAEMATGTLMGGYFAGLLGPGVLDATLDHETLRSLGSGLGCGAISILNGDCPVAVAAAVLAYFDRENAGQCGSCFNGTAAMAAAAAGLRDGLATGDDIARLRRWSRELRGRGACATLDGAANIAASLLDQFPAEVARHLENGCPACQSGGVIPARPYEVEAVMMA, encoded by the coding sequence ATGCCGCTCAGCCTAACGGTGGCCACGTGGCCGGAGCTCACCCCGCGGCTGCTGCGCACCGGCGGCGCCCACAGCGAGGACCACGACAGCTACATCGCAGCCGGCGGCTATCGCGATCTCACCGACCCCGAGCGGCTGCTCGACGAGGTCGACCGCTCCGGGCTCCGCGGCCGCGGCGGCGCAGCATTCCCCATGGCGGTCAAGCTGCGTTCGGTCCGGGCGGGTGGCCGTGACCGCGGCGGAGCGATCGTCGTCGCCAATGGCGAAGAGGGCGAACCGGCGTCCATCAAAGACCGCTGGCTGCTGCGCAACCGACCCCATCTGGTGCTGGACGGCTTGCGGCTGGCGGCGACCATCGTCGGCGCCCAGCGGGCGTACGTCTATGTCTCAGACCCAGCCTCCGCAGCCAGCGTGGAAACCGCTGTCGCGCAGCGGCACCCGGGGCCACCCGTCGAGGTGGTGACTGTCACGCCCGGGTATGTCGCCGGCGAGGAGACCGCCGCCGTGCGTGCCATCAACGGTGGTCCGGCCAAGCCCACCGACAAACCACCGCGCCCGTTCGAGCAGGGTGTCGCCACGCTGCCCACGCTCGTCAGCAATGTGGAGACCCTGGCGAATCTCCCCCACATTCACGCGCATGGCGGCCAGGACTTCAGATCCGTCGGCACCGCATCGTCGCCGGGCTCGTTCCTGGCGACCATCACCGGCGCCGGCCGACCGCCCGCCCTCTATGAGCTGCCGCACGGCGTCAGATTCGCCGAGGTGCTCGAATTCCATGGCGTGCCGGCCGAAATGGCGACGGGCACCCTGATGGGCGGCTATTTCGCCGGCCTCCTGGGCCCTGGTGTGTTGGATGCGACGCTGGACCATGAAACCCTGCGCAGTTTGGGCAGCGGTCTGGGCTGCGGCGCCATCTCGATCCTGAACGGTGATTGCCCGGTGGCTGTCGCCGCGGCGGTGCTGGCGTACTTCGACCGGGAGAACGCCGGGCAATGCGGGTCGTGCTTCAACGGCACCGCAGCGATGGCCGCCGCCGCGGCGGGTCTGCGCGACGGCCTCGCGACCGGCGACGACATCGCCCGGCTGCGGAGGTGGTCCCGGGAGCTGCGCGGGCGTGGCGCGTGCGCGACGTTGGACGGCGCCGCCAACATCGCCGCCAGTCTCCTCGATCAATTCCCCGCCGAAGTGGCACGTCACCTGGAGAACGGTTGCCCGGCATGCCAATCCGGCGGTGTCATCCCTGCGCGACCATACGAAGTGGAGGCGGTGATGATGGCATGA
- a CDS encoding amidohydrolase family protein, which yields MEHDDGTRTPVIDASVHIFFGSNRDLRDALREPFKSRGFPDYEMDWYGAPGGEYAPGTKGPDGQYPGSDPDIVARHLFDNRGVDVAVLHPMSRGIMPDRHLGSALAAAHNEMLVSRWLEHPEFGDRFRGTIRINPDDIPGALREIAKYKDHPRVVQLGIPLQSRELFGKPQFWPLWEAAIEANLPVAAHIEVGAGIASAPTPSGVPNTYEQYAGFMALNFLYHLMNMIAEGVFERMPELKFVWADGAADLLTPFMWRMDCFGRPHLEQTPWAPKMPSDYLPDHVYFVQGALDGPGDTEFAGEWLSFTGKDDMVMYGSSYPHWQLNDLTMPSSYTAEQRDKLCWRNAAALYGIAVPVGV from the coding sequence ATGGAACACGACGACGGGACACGTACCCCCGTCATCGACGCCAGCGTGCACATCTTCTTCGGATCGAACCGGGACCTGCGGGATGCGCTGCGCGAACCGTTCAAGAGCCGCGGCTTCCCGGACTACGAAATGGACTGGTATGGCGCACCCGGAGGCGAATACGCCCCCGGGACCAAGGGGCCTGACGGCCAGTACCCCGGTTCTGATCCTGACATCGTTGCACGCCATCTGTTCGACAACCGCGGTGTCGATGTTGCTGTGCTGCACCCGATGTCGCGCGGAATCATGCCCGACCGGCACCTCGGCAGCGCGCTGGCCGCCGCGCACAACGAAATGCTGGTGTCACGCTGGCTGGAGCATCCCGAATTCGGCGACCGCTTTCGCGGCACCATCCGCATCAATCCCGACGACATTCCCGGAGCCCTGCGCGAGATCGCCAAGTACAAGGACCACCCCAGAGTGGTGCAACTCGGCATCCCGCTGCAGTCGCGCGAACTCTTCGGCAAGCCACAGTTCTGGCCGTTGTGGGAAGCGGCGATCGAAGCGAACCTGCCGGTGGCCGCGCACATCGAGGTGGGGGCCGGCATCGCCTCCGCGCCAACGCCGTCCGGCGTGCCGAACACCTATGAGCAGTACGCCGGCTTCATGGCGCTGAACTTCCTCTACCACCTGATGAACATGATCGCGGAGGGTGTCTTCGAGCGGATGCCCGAGCTCAAGTTCGTGTGGGCCGACGGCGCCGCCGACCTGCTGACCCCGTTCATGTGGCGCATGGACTGTTTCGGCAGGCCGCATCTCGAGCAGACGCCATGGGCGCCGAAGATGCCCAGCGACTACCTGCCCGACCACGTGTATTTCGTCCAGGGCGCACTGGACGGACCCGGCGACACCGAATTCGCCGGCGAATGGCTGAGTTTCACCGGCAAGGACGACATGGTGATGTACGGATCCAGCTACCCGCACTGGCAGCTCAACGACCTCACAATGCCCAGCTCCTATACCGCCGAGCAGCGCGACAAGCTGTGCTGGCGAAACGCCGCCGCACTGTACGGCATCGCCGTACCGGTCGGCGTGTGA
- a CDS encoding acyl-CoA dehydrogenase family protein, protein MLLEFDADQRLWQETVRDAVTKQCPPTLIRAIAEYDADPAPLWGTWVDAGWTEMADPENAVELAIVLEELGRATDPTPFLATMTQFAPLAGDRFDPQQAGTAVYQGVSARRDGRGWALDGTARYVLDGDRAERLAVVTEAGVFLVDASAVGVRRDLVFDPVLHLADLSFDGVQVPDSERLGTDAERGRHVALTGMAVHMVGACQRILDLVLEHIKERQQFGVPIGSFQALQHKAADMHVAIERARALSYFAALTISVDDPRRRLASAMAKASAGECQALVFRQGLQSFGAMGFTWENDLQFALKRAKAGELMLGGAAEHRAMIAEEYRATLV, encoded by the coding sequence ATGCTTTTGGAGTTCGACGCTGATCAGCGGTTATGGCAGGAGACCGTCCGGGATGCCGTAACCAAGCAGTGCCCACCGACATTGATCCGGGCCATCGCCGAGTACGACGCCGACCCGGCTCCGCTCTGGGGAACATGGGTGGATGCGGGCTGGACCGAGATGGCCGACCCCGAGAACGCGGTCGAGTTGGCGATCGTGCTCGAGGAGCTCGGGCGGGCTACCGACCCCACGCCGTTTCTGGCCACGATGACCCAATTCGCGCCGTTGGCCGGTGATCGCTTCGACCCGCAACAAGCGGGTACTGCGGTCTACCAAGGAGTTTCGGCGCGCCGCGACGGCCGGGGTTGGGCGCTGGACGGCACCGCTCGCTATGTGCTCGACGGCGATCGCGCCGAACGGCTCGCCGTTGTGACGGAGGCCGGCGTCTTCCTCGTCGATGCTTCGGCGGTGGGCGTGCGGCGGGACCTCGTGTTCGACCCGGTGCTGCACCTCGCCGACCTGTCGTTCGACGGAGTGCAGGTGCCCGACTCGGAGCGTCTCGGGACCGATGCCGAGCGCGGCCGTCACGTCGCACTGACCGGTATGGCGGTGCACATGGTCGGTGCCTGCCAGCGCATCCTCGACCTGGTGTTGGAGCACATCAAGGAACGCCAGCAGTTCGGTGTGCCGATCGGGTCGTTCCAGGCGCTGCAGCACAAGGCCGCGGACATGCACGTCGCCATCGAACGGGCCCGGGCGCTCTCCTACTTCGCCGCGCTGACGATCAGTGTCGACGATCCGCGGCGCCGCCTCGCCTCGGCGATGGCCAAGGCATCGGCGGGAGAGTGCCAGGCCCTGGTGTTCCGCCAGGGTCTGCAGTCGTTCGGTGCCATGGGGTTCACCTGGGAGAACGACCTGCAGTTCGCGCTCAAGCGGGCCAAGGCCGGCGAGCTGATGCTCGGCGGCGCCGCAGAACACCGCGCAATGATCGCTGAGGAGTACCGTGCAACTCTCGTATGA